A single region of the Theileria annulata chromosome 4, complete sequence, *** SEQUENCING IN PROGRESS *** genome encodes:
- a CDS encoding uncharacterized protein (Tap349h10.p1c.C.cand.76 - score = 89.89;~SMART ofam:Sec7 (PF01389) at aa 537-690, E()=6.20e-02) gives MDQLEPEEGTNSITESSQEWHILNLLRVCERDLFESNLQEFRKIQLTESQDGKIRLCKLINEILRLDPQYSIILVEDLSHLFNDSNFLVQKFSLISLVDCFNILFSHIIASNEALETVRLTGTLDSLSKSQITRCKHATSINNGYPNNTQGPNHYNTSIRSSSGLNGVPNSVKGNEEEAQEEENLPFSLDNIRVTESFADFACIRFMVHTRLLECDFSDVKYSSPHFLPTLIHNRTKFYSVNLLKMLFYELANYPNYLCNQCISESETSEGLETNKVKSKKKKVKGVKTEETNLDIYETLYKWHSESVNLLKILIARHNKYSGMDGNKKVKKESDGLVESVLSCEVACSLIGFYPEYYFEEFVDVLVSLLRTQSHTVFEHILFRIFSFNNCYRYHHLLLDKVNEKGYGLDLETMYKLVQTLPSVSCEAYRGTMMAVDNSEAPNKETNYDLSDKLVTSLSVEVDEKLNLYPAAQIFEFDKELVKNYKSSKFKNSQINISNNFYKRKPVNITPISYEHVHTDEPVEEGNDKVRVESDKLEKKLEIVEDSVIKKNEKLFVRLVGNQMIDTVSSYQRFLKFEVIGPKVVNFDRFASLVLKHFLVSNLIKFENRKEVLRNLLDYLAEHTLINHAESHILKSLKHHSGCYGLSLLFNCVNKQNSVQLFNKFLEELNRHIIFSYTTNFAKSTSTTDQSRQLKYMDEYETFVNLCLSYVCEKLSESEEVSDISVNALSKFVLSLPKIPDKMSDLILVWVNSENQGNLKLAFSLVSNLLKHSSLVKRADFEKLLGKDNFRYISNMLLVKRSVFAIFLTCITSKRKQVSSLFLRLLSSQKGLYNVKYNYTIKSFESVHEEFVTKLKEFNGSEDEKDLVEDCLYLSDRPFWQWPKKLVVLATQLLNFNLSHVLDCYEDVDESVVDEGFDDGDEDIGVWIEESVGLMCNRNSLKTSKFIKDAVESLFNNESQDNTIDQATDDKLDRADKDELDFDKSDKDEFEVIMEDVAERKVSEDDLVYFEPMLSCCIKNSRLVFRLCSLANSYPGTHFYTKCSLTLSNYQKELQLIIKYNEEYMSLVESVLEEMRKNWCNVMFKFDERTSLEKNLMKLLMEKMSVTPEYVIQMSPFLTPEQLNKLLTFLFRKYEKDKIVKVLDVIIETPKVSLPQHFLYSIYNMPTTQTSTLGTGGVSEGSTVDEKDYMKLQVLLLDTCIKYCTMGRFSVESAISSLYLIVESFDNINFVFGRLLCQFVQKVPLTRKVIVDVIFPKLIQKQCWQDKQLFKGVVITICTLWNHFKDHLLRYILEMPNSNVKTILKALQAQYNISDYFKNITLPDNVQTILQDVINNK, from the exons ATGGATCAACTAGAACCGGAAGAAGGAACAAACTCCATTACAGAATCTTCACAA GAATGGCACATTCTTAACCTTTTGAGAGTTTGTGAAAGGGATCTTTTCGAAAGTAACCTTCAAGAGTTCAGAAAAATACAA ttgACTGAATCTCAAGATGGCAAAATTCGGCTTTGTaagttaataaatgaaattttgaGGTTGGATCCACAAT ATTCCATAATACTCGTGGAGGATCTGTCACACCTGTTCAACGATTCTAACTTTTTGGTCCAGAAATTCTCACTAATTTCCCTAGTTGACTGTTTTAACATACTATTTAGCCATATTATCGCATCAAATGAGGCGTTGGAAACGGTTCGCCTCACCGGTACACTAGACTCACTTTCAAAATCACAAATCACAAGATGTAAACACGCTACCTCAATTAATAATGGATATCCTAATAACACTCAAGGACCTAATCATTACAACACATCAATTCGTAGCAGCAGTGGACTTAACGGTGTTCCAAACTCTGTTAAGGGAAATGAAGAGGAGGCCCAGGAGGAGGAAAACCTGCCATTTTCATTGGATAATATCAGAGTTACAGAAAGCTTCGCAGATTTTGCGTGCATTAGGTTCATGGTACACACAAGACTTCTCGAGTGTGACTTCTCAGATGTCAAGTACAGCTCACCTCATTTCCTCCCAACCCTAATACATAACAGAACAAAGTTTTACTCAGTAAACCTGCTAAAAATGCTCTTTTACGAACTGGcaaattatccaaattatcTATGTAACCAATGCATTAGTGAATCTGAAACAAGTGAAGGTTTAGAAACCAATAAAGTTAAAAGTAAGAAAAAGAAAGTCAAAGGAGTTAAAACAGAGGAAACAAATTTAGATATATACGAAACACTGTATAAATGGCATTCAGAGTCAGTAAATTTACTCAAAATACTAATTGCCAGACACAATAAATACAGTGGAATGGATGGAAATAAAAAGGTAAAGAAGGAGAGTGACGGGTTAGTGGAGTCAGTTCTGAGCTGTGAAGTGGCATGTAGTTTAATAGGGTTTTATCCAGAATACTATTTTGAGGAGTTTGTAGACGTTTTGGTGTCTTTGCTGAGAACTCAAAGTCACACAGTCTTTGAGCACATTTTGTTTAGAATCTTCTCGTTCAACAACTGTTACAGATATCACCACCTGTTATTGGATAAGGTAAATGAAAAGGGCTATGGACTAGATCTGGAAACTATGTACAAGCTGGTTCAAACGCTCCCGTCAGTGTCTTGTGAGGCGTACAGAGGAACGATGATGGCAGTAGATAACTCAGAGGCACCAAATAAAGAGACTAACTATGACCTGTCAGATAAGCTTGTAACAAGTTTATCAGTAGAAGTTGATGAGAAGCTAAACTTGTACCCGGCAGCACAAATCTTCGAATTTGATAAGGAActagttaaaaattacaagaGCTCGAAATTTAAAAACTCACAAATTAACATTTCAAACAATTTCTATAAAAGGAAACCAGTTAATATTACACCAATATCCTATGAGCATGTTCATACTGATGAACCAGTTGAAGAAGGTAATGATAAGGTAAGAGTTGAGAGTGATAAATTGGAGAAAAAGTTGGAAATAGTGGAAGACAGCGTAATAAAGAAGAATGAAAAGTTGTTTGTACGTTTAGTAGGAAATCAAATGATCGACACAGTATCAAGTTATCAGAGGTTTCTAAAATTTGAAGTGATTGGGCCCAAAGTCGTTAATTTCGATAGATTTGCAAGTCTAGTTTTGAAGCACTTTTTGGTAtcaaatttgattaaatttgaGAATAGGAAAGAAGTTCTTAGAAACTTGCTTGACTATTTGGCTGAGCACACGTTGATAAATCACGCGGAGTCCCATATTCTAAAATCACTAAAACACCATAGCGGATGCTACGGACTTTCATTATTGTTCAATTGCGTTAATAAACAGAACAGCGTGCAGTTGTTTAACAAGTTTTTGGAAGAGTTAAATAGGCATATAATCTTCTCGTATACAACTAATTTCGCCAAGTCAACTTCAACAACCGATCAATCGAGGCAATTAAAATACATGGACGAGTATGAAACTTTCGTTAATTTGTGCTTGTCGTACGTGTGTGAAAAGTTATCAGAAAGTGAAGAAGTGAGTGACATATCAGTGAATGCACTGTCGAAGTTCGTGTTGAGCCTGCCCAAAATCCCAGATAAAATGTCAGACCTGATATTAGTTTGGGTCAACTCTGAAAACCAAGGGAATTTGAAGCTAGCATTTTCGTTAGTCTCAAACCTCCTAAAGCATTCCTCATTGGTTAAAAGGGCTGATTTCGAGAAGCTTTTAGGGaaagataattttagatACATCTCGAACATGTTGCTTGTAAAAAGGTCAGTTTTCGCCATATTCCTGACATGCATAACAAGTAAAAGGAAGCAAGTGTCATCTTTATTTCTCAGACTCCTGTCATCTCAAAAGGGTTTGTACAACGTAAAATACAACTACACAATCAAGTCGTTTGAATCAGTTCATGAAGAGTTTGTAACGAAACTCAAAGAGTTTAATGGCTCAGAAGATGAAAAGGATTTAGTAGAGGattgtttatatttgtCAGACAGACCATTTTGGCAATGGcctaaaaaattagtagTCCTTGCAActcaattattaaactttaATCTATCGCATGTTCTAGATTGTTATGAAGATGTTGATGAAAGTGTGGTTGATGAAGGTTTTGATGATGGAGATGAAGATATTGGAGTATGGATAGAAGAGAGTGTAGGATTAATGTGTAACAGAAATAGTTTAAAAACtagtaaatttatcaaagaTGCTGTAGAAAGTCTTTTTAACAATGAATCACAGGATAACACTATTGACCAAGCTACTGATGATAAATTGGATAGAGCAGATAAAGATGAATTGgattttgataaatctGATAAAGATGAATTTGAAGTGATAATGGAAGATGTGGCGGAAAGGAAAGTTTCTGAAGATGATTTGGTATACTTTGAACCAATGTTATCATGCTGTATTAAGAATAGCAGATTAGTGTTTAGATTATGCTCACTGGCAAATTCATACCCAGGAACTCACTTTTATACCAAATGCTCGCTAACACTATCCAATTATCAAAAGGAACTACAGCTGATTATCAA GTATAATGAAGAGTATATGAGTTTGGTAGAAAGTGTATTGGAAGAAATGAGAAAAAATTGGTGTAATGTAATGTTCAAATTTGACGAGAGGACAAGCTTGGAGAAGAATTTGATGAAGTTGCTGATGGAAAAGATGAGCGTAACGCCGGAATACGTGATACAAATGTCACCGTTCTTGACACCGGAACAGCTGAACAAGCTATTGACGTTTTTGTTCAGGAAATACgaaaaagataaaatagTCAAAGTGTTAGATGTCATAATTGAAACACCAAAAGTGTCATTGCCACAACACTTCTTATACTCAATATATAACATGCCAACAACACAAACTAGTACATTAGGCACTGGAGGAGTGAGTGAAGGGAGTACAGTGGATGAGAAGGATTATATGAAGTTACAAGTATTGCTGCTGGATACATGTATAAAGTATTGTACAATGGGAAGGTTTTCAGTCGAGTCGGCAATATCATCGCTGTACCTAATTGTCGAGTCGTTTGATAACATCAACTTTGTATTCGGAAGACTGTTGTGTCAGTTTGTCCAGAAAGTGCCCCTAACAAGGAAGGTAATTGTTGACGTGATCTTCCCAAAGTTGATCCAGAAACAGTGCTGGCAAGATAAACAACTTTTCAAAGGAGTTGTAATTACAATCTGCACACTCTGGAACCACTTCAAAGACCACCTCCTGAGATATATCCTGGAAATGCCAAACAGTAATGTAAAGACAATATTAAAGGCACTTCAGGCACagtataatatttcagACTATTTCAAAAACATCACACTACCAGATAACGTACAAACCATACTCCAAGATGTTATcaacaataaataa
- a CDS encoding uncharacterized protein (Tap349h10.p1c.C.cand.77 - score = 20.87;~SMART pfam:NOT (PF04153) at aa 138-261, E()=1.90e-06): protein MGLEEAETPPNKPLASEILNPEESPKNDIGQIADSFENLNFVDRNITDLKRELSSKDKEEIILGDNGLLENDSNHQEKTVNLEAQSQENERDNEPPPKQVNQQNIPQEHFNFGLEGIFDAMKSYFTDKSPFLPTGKLDTEALKHKLLQDTSDPVEALDEESIFFDRFVHNLNYGKTTTFRTGNVSKLSLETLFYVFYNVPRDTIQNLASIELYKRLWKYHESNKLWFKHDQKKSLWVYFDPATWGIRSYNVTPEVENALLSRAEMEKKLETHE, encoded by the exons ATGGGTTTGGAGGAAGCAGAAACACCTCCAAATAAACCCCTGGCTTCTGAAATTCTAAATCCCGAAGAGTCCCCAAAAAACGATATCGGACAAATCGCAGATTCCTTCGAGAATCTCAACTTCGTCGACCGAAACATCACCGACCTCAAGCGGGAACTAAGTTCAAAAGACAAAGAGGAAATAATTCTGGGCGACAATGGCCTTCTTGAAAACGATTCAAATCACCAGGAAAAAACCGTTAATTTAGAGGCCCAAAGCCAGGAAAATGAACGAGATAACGAACCTCCACCAAAACAAGTAAACCAGCAGAACATACCTCAGGAACACTTCAACTTCGGCCTCGAAGGAATTTTTGACGCAATGAAGTCATATTTCACAGATAAATCTCCGTTCCTTCCCACTGGAAAATTAGATACAGAAGCACTCAAACATAAACTTCTTCAAGA TACTTCTGATCCAGTGGAGGCTTTGGATGAGGAGTCGATTTTTTTCGATAGGTTTGtacataatttaaattacgGCAAAACGACAACTTTTCGAACTGGAAACGTTTCGAAACTATCACTGGAAACGTTGTTTTACGTTTTCTACAATGTGCCCAGGGACACAATTCAGAACCTGGCCTCAATTGAACTTTATAAAAGGCTCTGGAAATACCACGAATCTAACAAATTGTGGTTCAAACATGATCAAAAAAAAT CGTTATGGGTATACTTTGACCCAGCGACTTGGGGAATACGTAGTTACAATGTGACGCCCGAAGTTGAAAACGCATTATTGTCAAGAGCAGAAATGGAAAAGAAACTTGAAACACACGAATAA
- a CDS encoding uncharacterized protein (Tap349h10.p1c.C.cand.75 - score = 38.04;~SMART 1 transmembrane domain at aa 344-366;~Apicoplast targetting peptide predicted by the PlasmoAP tool;~2 probable transmembrane helices predicted for TA08235 by TMHMM2.0 at aa 19-36 and 344-366;~Signal anchor predicted for TA08235 by SignalP 2.0 HMM (Signal peptide probability 0.043, signal anchor probability 0.826) with cleavage site probability 0.022 between residues 35 and 36), giving the protein MESDVESHDKIHNKKMRYLSSALLGLYLSLLLISAINTHRGTSFLNHSTSERDNQSLQSDELDAFESPEAGPRRGKGGVFSKVKDLFYSDGKTLHKTQNNVLLLSFEGFKNVRNKKVVDNTHLQVQKTSDLFTNNSEKGVLHFSTTMDKIGTKGNINRATLKLNKLFDAKTLGFTCPTNGVKLYLIDALNDDLKVKILKGPIKLEFKKNEVEVDVTNFFNDLKDDTTPPPVKGNLMQFLDLSVSGPPPPRGSPGDDDLEFDDETEDGGDKREDDNDENFFGKEGGNTEEGDEPSPLRGERVDKYLMLEADENCYFGFDMVDSKPKVRIETTKKLTTRLKQANKMAIGGVATAVALVVLGAVFVIIRSRRTDYSYFYDKQNETASLT; this is encoded by the exons ATGGAATCCGATGTGGAATCTCACGATAAGATTCATAACAA AAAAATGCGTTACCTTTCATCGGCATTGTTGGGACTTTATTTATCTCTGTTGTTGATATCGGCCATTAACACTCATAGGGGCACAAGCTTCTTGAACCACAGCACATCTGAACGTGACAATCAGAGCTTACAGTCAGATGAGTTGGACGCGTTTGAGTCTCCTGAGGCTGGGCCTAGGCGTGGGAAGGGTGGAGTTTTTTCCAAGGTGAAAGATCTCTTTTACTCTGACGGGAAAACACTCCACAAAACCCAGAACAACGTGTTATTACTCTCATTTGAGGGATTCAAGAACGTGAGGAACAAGAAAGTGGTGGATAACACTCACTTGCAGGTTCAAAAGACCTCTGACTTGTTCACCAACAACAGTGAGAAGGGAGTGCTCCACTTCAGCACTACGATGGACAAGATAGGCACCAAGGGGAACATCAACAGGGCCACTTTAAAGCTAAACAAGCTATTTGACGCAAAAACACTAGGCTTCACGTGTCCCACTAACGGCGTCAAGCTCTACCTGATCGACGCATTAAACGACGACCTCAAAGTTAAAATCCTCAAGGGCCCAATCAAACTGGAATTCAAGAAAAATGAAGTCGAGGTTGACGTCACCAACTTCTTCAATGATCTAAAAGATGACACAACTCCTCCTCCAg TTAAAGGAAATTTGATGCAATTCTTGGATTTATCGGTGAGTGGACCTCCACCACCAAGAGGATCGCCAGGAGATGATGATTTGGAGTTTGACGATGAAACTGAGGATGGAGGTGACAAAAGGGAGGATGACAATGATGAAAATTTCTTCGGTAAAGAGGGTGGAAACACTGAGGAAGGGGATGAACCAAGCCCTTTGAGAGGTGAAAGAGTTGACAAGTATCTGATGTTAGAAGCAGATGAAAACTGCTACTTCGGATTTGACATGGTCGATAGCAAGCCGAAAGTTAGGATTGAAACCACGAAGAAGCTTACAACAAGACTTAAACAGGCCAACAAGATGGCTATCGGAGGAGTTGCTACAGCCGTAGCATTAGTTGTCCTAGGAGCGGTTTTCGTTATCATCAG GAGTCGAAGGACTGATTATTCTTACTTTTACGATAAACAAAACGAAACAGCAAGCTTAACCtag
- a CDS encoding uncharacterized protein (Tap349h10.p1c.C.cand.78 - score = 37.63;~SMART PINT (SM00088) at aa 326-415, E()=4.66e-14) yields MTTFVPLSQDTEGAVSSASLGDWVLGILKVRCPSKTSTYYAQLLDQFQEVEGEQIIKESFQLFELLLSEHLTVFEFLEESKNNGTTVMLSVDPTSKAESEVRVKYSDALKQVEEYFTVLMYMLQLRFTSSGQIEKAGHLLMKAIQGGESFLELRLRLLQMLYNSVESTLPLRVDVYIAILEFASKHNIFHTLVPIVKEVDEWMVDWSIDKKTKIKIYHIIAEELDKLNRADLAYKFWKKRVECLNEPDLFTTDENVMATVTFVVRSLRSEDILYFDQLLLMPAVAHLKETRYAPLISLLEIFIRGNLEDLDLFLKENADFVSELKLDRKPLVEKLTLLTISTMCQQQSEIPIEMIEKNLQLPPEEAEQMIVNAINKGVMEALIDQNSKKVIINHVVHREFGNEELKQLYNNLKQWRNCINTLINIVDNKSLNSA; encoded by the exons ATGACCACTTTCGTTCCCCTTTCTCAGGATACCGAGGGAGCAGTTAGTTCAGCTTCCCTGGGTGACTGGGTTCTTGGGATTCTCAAGGTCAGATGTCCCAGTAAGACCTCAACTTACTACGCCCAGCTCCTGGACCAGTTCCAGGAAGTCGAAGGCGAGCAAATTATTAAGGAATCGTTCCAGCTTTTTGAGCTTCTGCTCAGCGAACACCTGACAGTTTTTGAGTTTCTGGAagaatctaaaaataaCGGCACCACTGTTATGCTTTCAGTTGATCCCACCTCGAAAGCAGAATCTGAA GTGAGAGTTAAGTATAGTGACGCACTGAAGCAGGTCGAAGAGTACTTTACAGTTCTGATGTACATGCTGCAGCTGAGGTTTACAAGCTCAGGCCAGATCGAGAAGGCAGGACACCTTCTGATGAAGGCAATCCAGGGCGGAGAAAGCTTCTTGGAGCTCAGACTCCGACTTCTCCAGATGCTCTACAACTCCGTGGAGTCGACACTTCCACTCAGAGTCGACGTCTACATTGCTATACTTGAGTTCGCATCCAAACATAATATATTCCACACACTCGTGCCCATAGTTAAAGAG GTAGATGAGTGGATGGTCGACTGGTCTATAGATAAGAAGACtaagattaaaatatacCACATAATTGCTGAGGAGCTTGACAAACTTAACAGAGCTGATCTTGCCTACAAGTTCTGGAAAAAGCGAGTTGAATGTCTCAACGAACCGGATCTATTCACCACAGA TGAGAATGTAATGGCTACAGTAACGTTCGTAGTTCGTAGTTTGAGGTCTGAGGACATATTGTACTTTGACCAGCTGTTGCTTATGCCAGCAGTGGCTCACCTGAAGGAGACGAGATATGCGCCCCTGATAAGTCTGTTGGAGATTTTCATCAGGGGGAATTTGGAGGATTTGGACCTCTTTTTGAAGGAGAACGCTGACTTTGTAAGTGAACTTAAGCTTGACAGGAAACCATTGGTGGAGAAGTTGACGCTTTTAACAATCAGTACAATGTGTCAGCAGCAGTCTGAAATACCTATTGAGATGATTGAAAAGAACCTTCAGCTCCCTCCTGAGGAGGCTGAGCAGATGATAGTCAACGCCATAAACAAGGGCGTCATGGAGGCTTTGATAGACCAGAACAGCAAGAAGGTGATAATTAACCACGTGGTACATCGCGAGTTCGGCAACGAGGAACTAAAACAgctttataataatttgaagCAGTGGCGAAACTGCATCAACACTCTAATAAACATTGtagataataaatcattaaattcAGCCTAA
- a CDS encoding uncharacterized protein (Tap349h10.p1c.C.cand.74 - score = 54.33;~SMART 5 RRM domains (SM00360) at aa 11-95, E()=1.28e-03; 207-293, E()=8.72e-15; 412-479, E()=4.82e-08; 535-612, E()=1.62e-09; 637-709, E()=3.01e-18), which yields MSSEPYGDKSRLIIKNIPNSLDNKSLDKLITKKCKDLGVTKSDIRLLTKEKKVNNELKRISRGICYVGFLSENDATKFLNHYNNSYFNSCKVTIEYSKRANTNSNNSLNCINGITNGINGIKGGSVGEYGREDEDVKVITEVKPVKAGISSKRVHITFNNSDSDDESQIADNEPDADPAHAIEEDSSGIGFKTENFSTDSSNIDMNRVVIFNLPYNVTEEMIRKLVKPFGKVEQIHIPLNKRNISEITTGNNVSESAITRGMCFVTFCFESDALKFIEEKNNSIFSGRIITISHAKSNNLKFFQKYIPKGKKYRNKDTDETSYSEFKAKKKRSEIENRTIWNILHIDINSAIKSIASDLRISPEEILKGEQAGVNAAISESFILNKVKKWLSDQGINSEVTNYNEEDLYEDVLLIKNLPHDTEDRELIRLFSSCGKIIKFTTSPFKLLGLVQFSSKTESEKAFRTLSYKMFQNLPLYLQKVPKSLLPNLNTVNSDHTDDSINELNDKVDDTDSDDQLDDKIESDDRIENRIGHVSVYVSNIDGNVSEEEFEKHFSSLKGFVISKIIKPHGSKLEEKGGVRYGFIEFDNVNNAKEAIKRLCGTVIGSKIITLELSKNKQTISKYDRNKEEGPKEENDVIIVKNLPFQATKKELLELFKYYANVKTVRIPKSAGNTHRGFGFVVFMSKNDAKLAMENLKNVHLYGRRLVLQYVENSNQ from the coding sequence ATGAGTTCTGAACCTTACGGCGATAAGAGTAGACTAATTATCAAGAACATTCCAAACAGTTTGGATAACAAATCACTTGATAAGTTGATCACTAAGAAATGTAAAGATCTCGGAGTTACTAAATCTGATATTCGACTCCTAACTAAGGAGAAAAAGGTTAATAATGAGTTAAAACGTATTTCCAGAGGCATTTGCTACGTAGGTTTTCTCTCAGAAAACGATGCCACAAAGTTTCTTAACcattataataattcttaCTTTAACTCATGCAAAGTTACAATTGAATATTCCAAACGAGCCAATACTAACTCCAATAATTCTTTGAACTGTATTAATGGCATAACTAATGGTATTAATGGCATAAAGGGTGGAAGTGTGGGAGAATACGGAAgagaagatgaagatgtGAAAGTGATCACTGAAGTGAAACCAGTAAAGGCTGGAATTTCTTCTAAACGTGTTCATATCacttttaataattcagaTTCAGATGATGAATCACAGATTGCCGATAATGAACCAGATGCAGATCCTGCACATGCTATTGAAGAGGATTCTAGTGGAATAGGTTTCAAAACTGAAAATTTCTCCACTGACTCAAGTAATATAGATATGAATAGAGTTGtgatatttaatttacCTTATAACGTTACTGAGGAGATGATTAGAAAGTTGGTCAAGCCCTTTGGGAAGGTTGAGCAGATCCATATCCCACTCAACAAGAGGAACATATCCGAGATAACGACGGGAAACAATGTATCTGAAAGCGCAATAACACGCGGAATGTGTTTTGTAACCTTTTGTTTCGAGTCCGATGCCCTGAAATTCATTGAAGAAAAAAACAACTCAATTTTCTCAGGCAGAATCATCACAATTTCACACGCCAAGTCAAATAATCTAAAGTTTTTTCAAAAGTATATTCCAAAGGGGAAAAAGTATAGGAATAAGGATACAGATGAGACAAGTTACTCGGAATTTAAAGCTAAAAAGAAGAGGAGCGAAATTGAAAATAGGACGATTTGGAACATTCTACACATTGACATAAATTCAGCAATCAAGTCAATCGCATCAGATCTCAGAATAAGCCCAGAGGAAATTTTAAAGGGCGAACAGGCAGGCGTAAATGCGGCAATTTCAGAATCATTTATCCTGAACAAAGTTAAAAAATGGCTTTCAGACCAAGGCATAAACTCCGAAGTTACAAACTATAATGAAGAAGATTTATACGAAGATGTGTTATTAATTAAGAACTTACCTCATGATACAGAGGATCGGGAACTAATTCGTCTGTTTAGTTCCTGCgggaaaattattaaattcacCACTTCGCCTTTTAAATTACTTGGACTAGTCCAGTTCAGCTCTAAAACTGAATCTGAAAAGGCTTTCAGAACACTTTCATATAAAATGTTCCAAAACTTAccattatatttacaaaaagTTCCAAAATCTCTCTTACCTAATCTCAATACTGTAAATTCTGATCATACTGATGACAGtattaatgaattgaaTGATAAAGTTGATGATACTGACAGTGATGATCAACTTGATGACAAGATTGAATCGGATGATAGAATTGAGAATAGAATAGGCCATGTAAGTGTGTATGTGAGTAATATAGATGGAAATGTGAGTGAGgaagaatttgaaaagCATTTCTCAAGTTTGAAAGGGTTTGTAAtttcaaaaataataaagcCACATGGGTCGAAATTAGAAGAGAAGGGAGGAGTTCGGTATGGATTTATCGAATTTGACAATGTAAATAACGCTAAAGAAGCTATCAAAAGACTTTGTGGCACAGTAATTGgaagtaaaataataaccTTAGAACTATCCAAGAATAAGCAAACGATTTCAAAGTACGATAGAAATAAGGAAGAAGGCCCAAAGGAGGAAAATGACGTAATAATTGTAAAGAATTTACCATTCCAAGCCACTAAGAAGGAGCTTCTGGAACTGTTTAAGTATTACGCCAATGTTAAGACCGTTAGAATCCCCAAATCAGCTGGAAACACACACAGAGGGTTCGGATTTGTCGTTTTCATGTCCAAAAACGACGCCAAACTGGCAAtggaaaatttaaaaaatgttcACCTCTACGGGAGAAGATTAGTTCTACAATACGTAGAAAATTCtaatcaataa